A section of the Pleuronectes platessa chromosome 7, fPlePla1.1, whole genome shotgun sequence genome encodes:
- the LOC128444152 gene encoding prolactin-like, with translation MTKVWFTVLTLVYLERSMRVGSAPICAYGQAGCLLPSLADLFDRVIQHSSRMHGISSDLHSEFEQYFLPSKNLIGKRKCHTYGILTPDDKENAQRMGREQLTEVILRLLGAWGDPLSQFYQSMSEDQNQDFNHYSSNKALEIGDMVHELRDGVAKMAERMKLLGVLDNTVGFVSPESFVPLSAISFYKRGELRSVDHHDLLYCFRRDSNKVKNYLRILKCTTLPGPDC, from the exons ATGACAAAAG tttggtTTACCGTCCTCACACTGGTGTACCTGGAGCGTTCCATGAGGGTTGGCTCAGCTCCGATCTGTGCTTACGGACAGGCTGGATGTCTCCTCCCTTCCCTGGCCGATCTCTTTGATAGGGTCATACAGCACTCCTCAAGAATGCATGGCATCTCCAGTGATCTGCACTCTGAATTC GAGCAGTATTTCCTTCCCAGCAAAAACCTCATTGGAAAACGGAAATGCCACACATACGGAATACTGACGCCAGACGACAAAGAGAATGCCCAACGTATGGGA CGAGAACAACTGACGGAGGTGATCCTGAGGCTGCTGGGGGCTTGGGGTGACCCCTTGTCCCAGTTCTACCAAAGCATGTCTGAGGATCAGAATCAAGACTTCAACCACTACAGCTCCAACAAGGCACTGGAAATCGGTGATATGGTGCACGAGCTGAGGGATGGAGTGGCTAAAATGGCGGAAAGG ATGAAGCTGTTGGGAGTGCTTGACAACACTGTGGGTTTCGTTTCCCCTGAGAGTTTTGTCCCCCTCTCTGCAATTTCCTTCTACAAACGGGGAGAGCTCAGATCAGTGGACCACCATGATCTGCTCTACTGCTTCCGCAGAGACTCCAACAAAGTCAAAAACTATCTACGGATCCTGAAGTGCACCACCCTCCCTGGACCTGACTGTTGA
- the szl gene encoding sizzled codes for MALFFTLALLALALHPSMAFDMGQSTRCVTIPNQMKVCKDVGYSEMRLPNFLGHSNLELEVVPRSEDWKPLLQTGCHPQAQAFLCSIIAPVCLDTFIQPCRSLCVAVRDSCAPVLACQGHRWPEALECERFPAEEETCLTPHAKSSHFAKDLPKPACQNCPAVEEAPAMETVLEAFCHHDFAVTAKLHRHRLPTGEPEFEVGGRVEFIHQGPLLPYDTKLLLQQWLLINLRCAKVLVRSGRSQLYVLTGSVGPDGTLALTQLFPWHKKDANIAVATRKWKHHRC; via the exons ATGGCTCTGTTCTTCACCCTGGCTCTCCTGGCTCTGGCACTTCATCCTTCAATGGCATTTGACATGGGGCAGTCCACTCGCTGCGTCACCATCCCTAACCAGATGAAGGTCTGCAAAGACGTGGGATACTCCGAGATGCGTCTGCCCAATTTCCTGGGCCATAGCAacctggagctggaggtggtgcCACGGTCGGAGGACTGGAAGCCCCTGCTGCAGACAGGCTGCCACCCTCAAGCCCAGGCCTTCCTCTGCTCCATCATCGCCCCCGTCTGTCTCGACAC ttTCATCCAGCCCTGCCGCAGTCTGTGTGTGGCAGTGAGGGACAGCTGTGCCCCAGTGCTGGCCTGCCAGGGTCACCGATGGCCAGAGGCTCTTGAATGTGAGCGATTCCCTGCTGAAGAGGAAACGTGCCTCACGCCCCACGCCAAATCAAGTCACTTTGCCAAAG ATCTACCTAAACCTGCTTGCCAAAACTGTCCAGCGGTGGAAGAGGCTCCTGCCATGGAAACAGTCCTGGAGGCTTTTTGTCATCATGACTTCG CTGTAACCGCCAAACTCCATCGCCATCGCCTACCCACGGGTGAACCAGAATTTGAGGTGGGGGGCCGGGTCGAGTTTATCCATCAGGGACCTCTGCTGCCCTACGACACAAAGCTCCTGCTCCAGCAGTGGCTCCTCATCAACCTGCGATGTGCCAAAGTCCTTGTGCGCTCTGGACGCTCCCAGCTGTACGTGCTGACCGGCTCTGTGGGGCCTGACGGCACTCTGGCTCTTACACAACTCTTCCCGTGGCACAAAAAAGACGCAAACATTGCAGTGGCCACACGTAAGTGGAAGCACCACAGGTGTTGA
- the mov10l1 gene encoding RNA helicase Mov10l1, which produces MLTALRCVLSKLVSPLWRTEKVDGEDSFPCAPGTEDVRHLRGGVVTQLFLDHGMIDGAVYFTSGQVLGGMPLKEGDLVNCIAVRDGAQGGWKAVRVEKSADAWEDGGRTSLEADSMHLRPLIGTVTSFDRDGGYINQTTYFPRNSLWEGYEPMKGDWVQAKYFVNPTQWTTQAHSVVPLRYCRLDQVRVTSVFGNNGVVEDKVFFSLDSLLLPAQYRPVLGHLVNLVMVESNQSIYSWRALCMAPCLQSVSLPAAILPDTELQSLLENKGGLNVTEYGQFGDLSIGDRRELVLWIQSLGSCAELLLLHFSSFTIGRRLDVTVGSEEENLLQPSLPYAPSDTCSLPAVSSQVITVCAAKGPPRLTNRRLPNFLGSFPAPRALRDCVEAQRDVLVVEPSLGEVLSPSNMYSRFSALLWLEELHAEREVGEFSIIGAILRKGAVHLHLEVLGLAEGRPSLNIGDRIVLKKPRSDGAVMEYLSFVTEINDEDVSLRVNSEFQRSYLGEPLDVEFSYNRTTSRRCHNALLQTKQFGGILFPSRVTPQTPQWTGKWMEDNEAPRPKNSNVSRVSMDMKSKATQTKSGGLLSKPIPSKGHLFNPELNPPQRKAVKSILEGECRPIPYVLFGPPGTGKTITLIESILQVYHFIPSSRVLVCTPSNSAADLICVRLLESGFLHAASLARVNASCRQDESIPEVLRLYSRAGEDIRQASFHRIVVSTCSSAGMFHSIGLQVGHFTHLFLDEAGQATEPESLIPMSLVSERDGQIVLAGDPRQLGPIVKSKLAAAFGLGVSLLERLMSNPLYTRQDWGYNPKLVTKLIYNYRSHEALLTLPSKLFYKGELCCEASRAVVESLCQWKTLPKKGFPLLFHGVRGTEMREGKNPSWFNPVEAVQVMLYCCQLAKKLYNPVGASDIGIIAPYKKQCEKIRVLLGKVGLSDIKVGSVEEFQGQEFLVIIMSTVRSNESVPSDDLQNSLGFLANPKRFNVAVTRPKALLLIVGNPHILIRDLCFRALLQYCFINGAYLGCDPPPSLRDSQICLQVLGASCLHTSVWLRLPTGPGDWMWQLSATDSLHGDCQSYWSPAGCRGGFGYG; this is translated from the exons ATGCTGACTGCTCTGCGCTGTGTGCTGTCCAAGCTGGTGTCTCCACTGTGGAGGACCGAAAAGGTGGATGGAGAAGACAGCTTCCCCTGTGCACCAG GCACGGAGGACGTCCGCCACCTGCGGGGCGGTGTGGTGACCCAGCTCTTCCTCGACCATGGCATGATAGACGGTGCTGTGTACTTCACCAGCGGCCAGGTGTTGGGCGGGATGCCGCTGAAAGAAGGGGACCTGGTGAACTGTATAGCAGTGAGAGATGGTGCCCAGGGTGGATGGAAAGCTGTCAGG GTGGAGAAGAGTGCCGATGCCTGGGAGGACGGAGGAAGAACCTCACTAGAGGCTGACAGCATGCATCTCCGGCCTCTCATCGGCACGGTCACGTCATTTGACAGAGATGGCGGCTACATTAACCAGACCACATACTTCCCACGCAACAGTCTTTGGGAAG GTTATGAGCCAATGAAGGGAGACTGGGTCCAAGCTAAATATTTTGTCAATCCAACCCAGTGGACCACCCAGGCTCATTCTGTGGTCCCCTTACGCTATTGCCGCCTAGACCAG GTGCGTGTGACCAGCGTGTTTGGTAACAATGGAGTGGTGGAGGACAAAGTGTTCTTCAGCCTGGACTCTCTGCTACTGCCCGCCCAATACCGGCCTGTTCTAGGGCACCTGGTGAACCTGGTAATGGTGGAGAGCAATCAGTCCATCTACAGTTGGAGAGCCCTATGCATGGCGCCCTGCCTTCAGAG TGTGAGTCTTCCTGCTGCAATTCTCCCAGATACTGAACTCCAGAGCCTCCTTGAAAATAAAGGAGGCCTGAACGTAACAGAGTATGGACAGTTTGGAGATCTGAGTATTGGGGATAGACGAGAGCTGGTGCTCTGGATACA GAGCCTGGGAAGCTGtgccgagctgctgctgctgcacttctCTTCTTTCACCATTGGGAGGCGCCTGGATGTCACAGTGGGCAGTGAAGAGGAGAACCTGCTGCAGCCCTCGCTTCCCTACGCTCCCAGTGACACTTGTTCTCTCCCAGCAGTATCCTCTCAAGTGATCACTGTCTGTGCTGCAAAAGGCCCACCAAG GCTTACTAATCGGCGGCTGCCAAACTTCTTGGGGAGCTTTCCAGCGCCTCGTGCTTTGAGAGACTGTGTGGAGGCGCAGAGGGATGTGCTGGTGGTTGAGCCAAGCCTCGGAGAG GTGCTGTCACCGTCCAACATGTATTCACGCTTCTCAGCCCTTCTCTGGTTGGAAGAACTGCATGCAGAGAGGGAAGTGGGAGAATTCTCAATCATTGGAGCCATTCTCAGGAAGGGAGCTGTCCACCTGCACTTAGAGGTTTTGGGGTTGGCTGAAGGCAGACCCAGTCTTAATATAG GGGACAGAATAGTGTTGAAGAAACCACGGAGTGACGGTGCGGTAATGGAGTACTTGAGTTTCGTTACAGAG ATCAATGATGAGGATGTTAGTTTGAGAGTAAACTCAGAGTTTCAGCGCAGTTACCTCGGAGAGCCGCTTGATGTTGAGTTCTCTTACAACAG AACCACCTCGAGGCGGTGTCATAATGCACTTCTCCAGACGAAGCAGTTTGGAGGCA TTCTCTTCCCCTCCAGAGTGACTCCTCAGACCCCTCAGTGGACAGGAAAGTGGATGGAGGACAATgag GCTCCAAGGCCGAAAAACAGTAATGTGTCGAGGGTTTCCATGGACATGAAGTCAAAGGCCACGCAGACTAAAA GTGGAGGACTGCTGTCGAAACCGATTCCCAGCAAAGGGCACCTCTTTAACCCAGAGCTGAACCCCCCTCAGAGAAAGGCAGTGAAGAGCATCCTGGAAGGAGAGTGTCGCCCCATTCCATATGTGCTATTTGGACCTCCAGGCACCGGAAAGACAATCACCCTCATAGAGTCCATACTACAG GTTTACCACTTTATCCCCAGCAGCCGGGTGCTCGTGTGCACTCCCTCCAACAGTGCTGCTGACCTCATCTGCGTCCGTCTGCTTGAGAGCGGCTTCCTGCATGCAGCAAGTCTGGCCCGCGTCAATGCGTCTTGTAGGCAGGATGAG TCAATCCCAGAAGTGCTGAGACTGTACTCCAGGGCAGGAGAGGACATCCGTCAGGCCTCTTTTCACAGGATCGTGgtcagcacctgctccagcgCTGGGATGTTCCACAGTATTGGACTACA AGTGGGACATTTCACTCACTTGTTCTTGGACGAAGCCGGCCAGGCCACTGAGCCAGAGTCCCTGATCCCCATGAGCcttgtgtcagagagagatggacag ATAGTGTTGGCCGGAGACCCCCGTCAGTTGGGTCCAATAGTGAAGTCCAAGCTGGCTGCTGCCTTTGGCCTGGGGGTGTCTTTGTTAGAGAGGCTCATGTCCAACCCACTCTACACCAGACAGGACTGGGGATACAACCCAAAGCTG gTGACTAAGCTTATTTACAACTATCGTTCTCATGAGGCCCTACTCACGCTTCCTTCCAAGCTCTTCTACAAGGGGGAGCTGTGCTGTGAAGCCTCCAGGGCCGTAGTAGAGTCCCTCTGTCAGTGGAAAACCCTGCCCAAAAAAggcttccctctcctctttcacgGCGTCAGG GGTACAGAAATGAGGGAAGGTAAAAACCCATCGTGGTTCAACCCTGTGGAGGCCGTGCAGGTGATGCTCTACTGCTGCCAGCTGGCCAAGAAGCTCTACAACCCTGTGGGTGCCTCTGACATTGGCATCATTGCCCCCTACAAGAAACAA TGTGAGAAGATACGGGTGCTGCTGGGTAAAGTTGGCCTCTCTGACATCAAAGTGGGCTCAGTGGAAGAGTTCCAAGGACAAGAGTTCCTGGTCATCATCATGTCTACG GTGCGCTCTAATGAGTCAGTACCGAGTGATGATTTGCAGAATTCGCTCGGCTTCCTCGCCAACCCCAAACGCTTCAACGTGGCCGTCACTCGTCCCAAAGCACTGCTCTTAATTGTCGGAAACCCCCACATTCTCATTAGG GATTTATGCTTCAGGGCTCTGCTGCAGTACTGTTTCATTAATGGAGCATATCTGGGCTGcgacccccctccctccctcagagATTCCCAGAT ATGTCTGCAGGTACTGGGGGCTAGTTGTCTGCACACCTCGGTGTGGCTGCGTCTGCCCACAGGACCCGGAGACTGGATGTGGCAATTGAGTGCTACTGACAGTCTGCACGGGGACTGTCAGTCCTACTGGAGCCCAGCAGGATGCAGGGGGGGGTTTGGGTATGGGTGa